In the genome of Acaryochloris sp. CCMEE 5410, the window GTAGCGAGTTCCAGCTTTACGATGGTGAACCGCAGTTTTGACGTTAGATCGTAAAACCTCACCATTTTTAACGGTGGCATAAATCACCCAGTGATCTCCACATTCCATCCGATTGGCGACTTCACACTCCAGATAAGAGATGGAATCTTTGAGAATTGGACTACCATTGCTAGCAGTATCCGTCTCAATGCCTTGAAACCGATCTTCGCCAGGACCAAAGGGCTTGAGGAAATGCTTCATCGTCCGCTGATAGTTATCTTCTCCGAGAATATTGAGGACAAAGGTACTTTCGGTATGGAGTAATGACTCTACTGCTCGCTCCTTAGCTACGGCAACCGTGAAACCCGGTGGGTTAAAGGTGGCCTGAGAGACCCATGAAGCCAACATCCCACTCTCAACATCCCCTTGCTTAGCTGTCAGGATACAGAGGGAACCGACAATTCGTCCGACCGCCTGTTCAGTCGCAGTGGTCTGAGTGACCACTTGAGCAGAGCCTTGCTTGCGGGTCTTAGCTTTCACCGCTTTCTTAATTTTTTGGGCAAAGTCCGTCCCCGCTTCTTCACAGGTTTTAAGGGTGACATCGGTGGGCTTGAATTTCACCTTAATCGAGTCAAAACCAAAGCTATAGCCTGCATCTCTCAGCTTGCCCTCTAGTAGGTCAATCGCTTCTCCACTCCAGCCAAAAGACCCGAAGACACCTGTAGGCTTACTTTTGGGGACTGTAGACAACAGGATACCTAGAGCCGTTTGAATTTGAGTTGGGGCATGGCCTCCTAGAGTAGGCGAACCAATAATAAAGCCCTCACAATTATCGGCAACAGCCTGAATATCTTTAGGGCTAGCGGTTTCACAGTTGATAACCTGCACCGCCACCCCTGCTTTGGTAATCCCGCGGGCAATGGCTTGACCAATAGTGGCAGTATTGCCATAGGCGGATGCATAGAGAATCGCCACTGAGCTCGTTTTCTTTTGCTGTTCTTCACTCCACTGTCGGTAGGTCCGAGTCAGCTCCTGAACACCGTACCGGACGATGGGGCCATGGTTGGGAGCATAGGTGCTAATCGCCAACGGGGCTAGCTTATCAAGCACCACCTCCACTTGGCGAGCATAGGGGGCTTTCAAACAATCAAAGTAATAGCGCCGATCTTCTCTCAGTTGGGTGGTGTTATGGTCAAAGGCATCCTCACTACAAAGATGAATGCCAAAGAACTTGTCGGAAAAGAGGGTGCGGGTAGCCGAATCGTAGGTTAGAAGGCTATCGGGATAGCGAGGGGTAGTGGCCCGGACAAATTGCAGTCGGTGTCCTTGCCCTAAGTCCAACGTTTTATCGCTGGCGCTACTTCTAACAATCTTGAGGTTCAGTTCGTAGTCCGGCAATGCCGTTTTAAGGGCGGCTGCACCGGGATTTGAACAAACGATAGTGACATTAGGCACTTTATCAAGAAGTACTTTCAGAGTTTCAGCCCGGTTGGCGTTGACATGACCCAGCACCAAATAATCCAGCGTTTGTAAATCAAAGTCAAAATTATCCAAATCAACAGACTGCTGGGTAACCCACCGGAGCTGATCCCACAGCCGACCAAAAATCGGTTTAAAGGCAGTACTAGACTGGGCTGAGATGGCTTGTAGCTGTTGAAAAAAGATTTCTGTAAAAGATCCTCCCGGGGGGTCAATCAGGGCTGTTTTATCGCCTTTGATGATGTAGGTATTGGCGGTAGTTCCCCGTTCCAGGGCATATTCAATTTCAAATCGGAGGCGATTCCAACTGCGCGATCGCAACGCCAATGTCCCAGGTGCAATCGGTACGACCTGGACATCTCTAGCTTTACCAGGTGCGGCCTGAGAGGGAGGAGTGAGGGTTGAAGGGGTCATAAATCTATCCGTCTAACTGCGAGGATGAACTAGATTGAAATTGAGCTAAAAACTGCTGCACAGCTTGAGGGGGCTGGAGTTTTCTTGCTCCACAGCCTCCGATAATGGCAACCTTTTACGCGGGCTAAGCCTCAAGATGCATCGCAACTACTGGGGAATAGACCTTAATAATAGGTTCCCACCTGACGGTGGTGAACCGCTGTCAGACTATCGGGTTTCGAGACTTTACCGACGGTCACTTCGCTATAGACCAACCAATGGTCACTGCATTCCATCCGGCTCGCTACTTTGCATTCCATATAGGAGAGGGCATCGGCCAAGATGGGAGAGCCATTTTCGGCGGTCCGGGTTTTGACCCCTGCAAATCGGTCAGCTCCCGGTGGAAATCGCTTGAGGAAATGGGTCATTAAGGTCGCGTAGTTATCGGCCTCTAAAACATTCAGAACAAAGGTATCGTTCACTTGCATTAGGGATTCAATAGCACGGTCTTTTGCCACAGCCACCGTGAACCCAAGGGGTTCGAAGCTAGCCTGAGCCACCCAGGAGGCGAGCATCGCCCCCTTTAGATCGCCTTTTTGAGCGGTAAGGATATACAAGCCACTGCTCAAGCGCCCTAGAGCTTTTTCCAGGTCACCATCAATCTCCTTAATCTTTTTGATATTGTCCTTCTGCGTCAACTTTTGCCCCAAGTCAGTCCCTGATTCTTCACAGGCTTGGTAGATCGTTTCTGTCGGCTTATCCTTGACCCGAATAGCCCCAAAAGCTTCCTTTAAACCGATATCCTTAAACCGAGTCAGTAAGGGGTCAATAGGCTGATCATCACCACCATAGGACTCGAAGGCCCCAAAGATCTGCTTATTCTTGGCAGCGGCTAACATCTGGCTAATCGCCGTTTGGGCTACTGTGGCATAAGCTCCTGAGTTAGGGGGCGTCGTCACCACAAAAGCGGAGACGTAGTTGATCAATTCCTGGACTTCCTGCACATCGGCAACTTTGAGATCCATCATCTCGACGGCAACCCCGGTCTTGGAAATGCCCCGGGCAATGGCTTGGGAGAGGCGATCGCTGTAGCCGTAATCGGACAAATAAAAGACTGCAGCCGTTTGCTCAGCTTTGGATTTCTCCTGACTCCACGTGCGATATCGTTCCGTTAATTCTTGGACATTGTGACGGAGTAAAGGACCATGTCCCGTGGCAATGGTGTTGATACCTTCTAGCTTATCCATCCGCTTCATCGCACCCAAGACGGAGCGAGCGTTAGGTCCCATCAGACATTCATAGTAAAACCGATAGTCGGGGGAGAGGGCTTCTAAATCTTTATCAAAGGTGTCATCGGTACAGAAGTGAGAGCCAAAGGCGTCACAGGTATAGAGGATTTGGGTCTTGTGATCGTAGGTAAAGATGGTGTCAGGCCAGTGCAAATTCGGAGCATTGAGAAATTCCAATACGTGGCCTTGACCTATATCTATCTGGTCGCCATTCTTAACAATTTTGCTGTTGATGGATTCATTGACAAACTCTTCCAGAAAACTGATGGCGATTTTGGCACCCACCACCACAGCCTGGGGGGCGAGGGCTAAAACATCTTTAACCAGGCCGCTATGGTCTGGTTCGGTATGGCTAACAATTAGGTAATCAATTTCAGCTGGATCGATTTCACCTTGGAGGAGGCTGAGGTACAATTCCCGAAATTTTTCATGGGAAGTGTCGATCAGGGCGACTTTATCGCCCCGAACCAGGTAGGAGTTGTAGGTGGTGCCGTTTTGTAACCCGAACTCGATATCAAAGCGATCGCGATCCCAATCTAAGGAGCGCATCACGGTGGTATCGTCCCCAATTTCCAGGGTCTGAGTGGTTAATCGGTTTTCGGATTGTATGTTGCGATCGCCTAGTGCTACCATCAGCCACCTCCTATGCTATTGCAGATTGTTAAGATATATTGCAATTCTAGCGTAACATCCCCCTGGGCTTTGATTAGAACTTGTGATGAATGGCATAGCGTTTTCCTGTCTCAAGCCATGCCTGTCGTTTTCCCTGCAAACTCAGATTGAATTTCCCGTAGGGTTTGACGCAATGCTCCAGCATGGATCCAGCCCACAAAACCACTGTATAGGCACTGGCCTTGAGGGCAGGCGAGGAAGACATGATCCACTCGGGCAGGATTCTTCCATAACCGTAGGGTTAAGCCCGAGTCAAAGCTCAGGGCTACTTTTGACTTCTCAAAATCCCGTCGGTGGGCATCCGTCATCCCAGGGACGGCCTGTAACCGTTGAATAATCTCTAGCTCGGGGGAAGGCTGGACGAGAAGGGGTTGACGAGGCGATTGCCAAAACTCTCGTATGGCTTGATCGATAGCTTCGTCATATCGCTGAGCACTATGGACAATATCAGGCAAGACGACGTGGTGAGCATGATCAAATTGGGTGGCTCCCAGCATGATTAAGCCATCGCTACCGCCATCGGTATTGCTGGCAATGGAAAGGGTGGGGACTTGAGCTGCGATCGCACTGGCAATACTTCGTCGATTCTTACCTAAATCTCGGGCAATCCCTAGCCCTACTTCTAGGGGATCCATCATTCGACAAACATCCGATCCGCTCACGGGTGATCCAACTAAAATCAGGGATTCTATCTGAGGCCACCATTCTGGATGGCGATGCAAGACTTCTAGCCAAATCAAGCCCCCCATTGAATGACCCACAACGCGAATGGGAAGTTGGGGATGTGTCGAGATCGCCTGAGTGGCAATGGTTTCTACGTCTTGAACCAAAGGTTCAATGCGCAGCCAAGTCCGCCACCAGCCTAAATTAGGGGCAATGATTTTAGTATTGGCTGGGGCAACCCTTCTCCCCAAGCGAGCCATGGCTCCATTGGTATCGGCCCAGCCATGCTGGACAAATAGCAAGCGTTCCGGAATTGAAGACGTCATAAACTTCTCTGGAAAATGACAAACGAGGTTGGACCAAGTCCTGATCTAACCTCACCTTAATCTGATTTATCTCCGCTTCACTTGGACGAATATTCACTTTTGAGACTGGCTATCAACGTCTGGCAGAATAGGTCGTAGTCTTCGATGGATAGAATGACGGATCTACTGCTATCGACAGCACGCCTGCCTCTGGGCAATAAACGGATTGTCATTACAGCTCCTCGACCCTATGCCGGACGTCTGGCGACGGCAATCATCCAGCAAGGGGGGTTGCCCATTGTCATGCCCACAATAGAGACCTATGCATTAGACCCTGCTCCCGATTTGGATCACGCCTTGCAACAGCTCAGGGATTTTTCGTGGGTTGCTTTCACCAGTCGCACAGGCATTCAAGCCGTTATGCTGCGGTTACAACAGCTCGATATCCCCTTATTCCTTCTCAATCAATGCCATATTTGCGCCATTGGCCAAGATGCAGACCAACTGCAAGCGCTAGGCGTTCGGGTTGATCTCATTCCCAAGGAATCGAGTCCCGCTGGCCTTGTGGCAGAACTGGCCCAAATCCCTGACATAGACACCCAGCGCATTTTAGTGCCGATTCCCCAGGTGGAGCGGATACCGGAGCCAGATATCGTGCCCAACTTTCTGGCTGATCTGCAGCAATTGGGATTAACCGTTGTATCGGTGCCCGCTTATGTCACACGTCGGCTGGAGGCCACGGCCTATGCCGTCGAGGTGGAACAGATTCGCCAGGGTAAGGTGGATGCGATCGCATTTAGCAGTACTGCTGAAATCTCGGCCTTGCTGCAGATGGTGGATGCCGAAACCCTAATGAAACATTGTGTGATCGCCTGTTTTGGTCCCTATACCGCTGGGAACGCAAAAGACTTAGGGTTATCCGTTGATATCGTGTCCCAGGATTTTAGTTCATTTACAGGCTTTACCGCAGCCATCGCTCAATTTTTCCACCCCGCTTCCGCAGATATCCCTAGGCAGGACCCCGTAATTTTGCCGTAAACTGTAAATACGTAAATACGCCCCTGGCCAACTTTCCGTGAGCAAGGCCAGTTCCTGGAGTTTTTGAGACACCATGTATCAGACCGCCGACCTACATGTCGTTGAAACCCGTCCCTTGATTAGTCCTGCTTTGCTCCACCATGAAGTTCCGTTGACGGATACAGCGGCTGCTTTGGTTGCAGAAACCCGCGATCGCATCCGTAATATTCTCCGCAACGAAGACCAGCGTCTCTTAGTGATTGTTGGTCCTTGCTCGGTCCATGATGTTGATGCTGCCTTGGAATATGGCAAAAAACTAGCGGTGCTCCGCGAACAGCTTTCCGATCAGCTTGAAATTGTGATGCGGGTGTATTTTGAAAAACCTCGGACCAGCATTGGCTGGAAAGGGCTGATTAATGATCCACACCTAGATGGCAGCTATGACATCAACACCGGCTTGCGCTTAGCCCGTCAACTCCTGCTGGACTTAGCAAACCTAGGTTTACCCGCCGCCACCGAACTTCTCGACCCGATCACACCTCAATACATTGCCGACTTAATTGCCTGGACTGCCATTGGTGCCCGCACCACGGAAAGCCAAACCCATCGGGAGATGGCTTCGGGCCTATCCATGCCCATTGGCTTCAAAAATAACACCGACGGGAGTTTGCAAGCCGCCAGCAATGCCATGCTAGCAGCGAACCAACCCCATCGTTTTCTAGGCATCAACCACCATGGCCTCGCCAGTATTGTCAAAACCACAGGCAACCCTGACACTCATTTGGTCCTTCGAGGCGGCAAACAAGGCCCCAACTATGCCGCTGAGAATGTGGAACAGGCCACCAAAGAACTCGCCAAACACAATCTGAATCCCAGAGTCATGGTGGACTGTAGCCATGCCAACGCCAACAAAGACCATAACCGGCAAGTCGAGGTCCTAGAAAACGTTGCACGGCAACTCAACAATAGCTCCCAACGGCTGTTAGGGGTAATGATTGAAAGTCATTTAGTGGCTGGGAACCAACCCATTTCAGAAGATTTGAGCCAGCTAACCTATGGACAAAGCATCACGGATGCCTGTGTCAACTTCGAAACGACCACCAAAATGCTAACCACCTTGGCAGCATCGGTTCGCGGCGCTGACACAGTCTCAGTGAGCTAAAGCCCCACATCTTCTAAGGTGTCAGCAGTTTCTTCTTTTGCTCAGCGGTCAAAATAGACAGGATACGCTGTTGGGCTAGGGACTCAACTTCTTGTAACTGGGATTTTTGATTACCTGTGAGATTGAGCTGTTGCAGTGCAGCAGATTGGGAAAGATTTGCCGATTGCAGAGTTTGTAATTGCTTTTGTTGATCTGGGCTAAGAATAGTTTGGATTTGGGCTTGGGCTAAGGCCTGAACCTGCTGCACTTGTGCCTGTTGCTCCGTCGTCAGATTCAATGCCGCTAAAGCTGAGGGCGGTGAAGAGGGCGGCGTCGCGGGGGCCGTTCCCGTTGACGAGGGAGAAGGAGCAGGCGCAGTTGCTGGAGAAGGCAAGGGGCCCTTTTGCAGCTGTTTTTTCTGTTCCGCATTCAAAATAGAAAGCAGTCGCTGCTGAGCAATGGCTTCAATCTCTTTTAGCTGGGTGATTTGGTCCGGGGCTAGGTTGAGCTTCGCCAAGGCAGCCCCTTTGGAGGCCCCTGAAGATTGTAGAGACTGCAGTTCAGACCATTGGGCTGGCGTCAGGACATTTTTAACCTGGGCTTGAATTAAAGCATCAATTCTTCGGATCTGGGCCTCTTGAGCAGCACTGAGATTCAACGAGGAGAGAGGATTCGCTGGAGGTGCTTGGGCAATCAGTGGAGGTTGCGAACGAACAACTACGCTAGGTGCAGTAATTGCGAGTTTTTTCGAGGGGACCTGCAGTTGTCCTGGCAAACTCAAGGGTTTTTGAGCTTGAGCGACAGGCTGAGTGAGGGCGAATGCGATCGCACCCACGGCAACAGAAATCAGTTTGGGTTTGATCATGATTAAAAGCATCAAGAATTCGTCAATCAGTCTACTCTCTGAGGGCTGCACAGATAACAAGTTGTTAACCTAGGCCGAGAATCAGAGAAGGAGGGTCTACAAAGAAAGAAGAAAAATAAGCCCCTTTTGTTTCACAGCATAGGACATCTTTCCCCATGCAAGATGAGCAGGTTATTCTTGACGCCAACGCCGCTTTTTATCGCGCTTTTGAGAAAAAAGATCTAGCAGCCATGCAAAAAGTATGGTCCCACGGCATTGCTAGTATCTGTGTTCACCCCGGTCGAGGGGAATTAAAGGGGTGGGACGCCATTGAGTCATCTTGGCAAAAAATCTTTAAAAATACCGCCTATCTAGAAATTGACACCAAAATCATTACGGTCAACCGCAGCGGGGATTTAGCTTATGTTGTGCTGATCGAGAAGGTGTTGCAGGTGGCTCAACGCCGCCAACAAAAAGCTGAATCCATGGCCACTAATATCTTTGAGCGCATGGGTCAAGACTGGTATTTAGTCCATCATCATGGAAGTCCAATTGTCAGCTAGGCCCTGAATTGCTCTAGGGCCTAGCTGACAATTGCCTCTTCATGCTTCACCATAAGTCGAGGATTAACGTTTCTTTTTCTTCTTTAGCTTTTTGAGAAATTCAGGATCTTCTCGCATGGTCCGAGAAACAGTCTGAAAGGCATGCTCAACTTGGGGGAGGGGCAAATAAGTATCGGCTTCTAGAGCCAACATCACCTTACTGCCATCACTTAAAGGCACCAGATAAATTTCTACGATGTTGTAGCCTCGATTTGTGCGTTTATACTGCAGCTCTCCAGACAATGTTTGTCCCAGGAAACGCCGCTGATGATATTCTCGCGCTGGGGCATTAATCCCCAAATAGGTTGTTTTGAGGTATCCCAACAACTCCTCATCTTCCATATTTAGCAGTTCTAGCCAGTCTGCAGCTAAAGCGGCCATGCGGATTTTGAGTTTGCGGTTTCCTTTTTGCGCCACCACGCCGACGGTATCGTTGCCTAGGGATTTAACCTCGGAAAACCCTCTAGGGGTTTCAAAAATCAGACCATTGGCAAAATGGGTGAGACGCTTGGGTTGTGATTTAGCCTGGGTAGTTGCTGAGGGCGTTTCCTCCGCGAGACTGGCGAGAGGAAGAAGCGTTGGGGTTAGAGCGATCAGACCTGCGATCGCAGTCGGTAACATCCGAAATTGAGTCATAGTATCAACCAAAAACTAAGGAATCAGGACAGTTCTGAACGTCTAGTAAAAAAGTCAAATATTTGAGTCTTAAGGGTGAGTCATTTGCATCGGCTGCACAGATTGATCGAATTCTTCAGCCGTCAGAAAGCCAAGGGCGACGCAAGTTTCTCTTAAGGTTTGGCCCGTTTGATACGCTTGTTTCGCAACTTGTGCTGCCCGGTCGTAACCAATTTGAGGCGTTAGCGCGGTCACCAACATCAATGACTGATTTAGATAGGTTTCTATTTGCGACAAATTGGGTTGAACACCAACAACCAGATAGGCTTTGAACGCACTACAGGCATCCGAAAGAATGCGAATAGAGTGCAAAAGATTGTGAATAATCACTGGCTTAAAGACATTCAGCTCTAGGTTACCCTGACTCCCTGCAAAACTAATCGCCGTGTCATTACCAATCACCTGAGCGCAAACCATCGTTAACGCTTCACACTGAGTTGGATTCACCTTTCCAGGCATAATGGACGACCCTGGTTCATTGGCTGGCAAGCTTAACTCCCCCAATCCACAGCGAGGTCCCGACGCCATCCAGCGCAAGTCATTGGCAATCTTGACTAGACTACAAGCCAAAGTTTTTAGCGCACCACTCGTCATCACTAAAGCATCATGGGCAGCCAGTCCTGCAAACTTATTAGGGGCAGTCACAAAGGGCAACCCCGTCAACTCTGCAATTTGGTCAGCAACTCGCTCTGCGAACTCAGGGTGAGTATTCAATCCAGTCCCCACAGCTGTTCCCCCCAATACCAATTCATGTAAATGTGGCAATGTATGCTGGAGTCGCTCTAGATTCTGCTCCAGTTGCGTCACATATCCCGAGAATTCTTGTCCCAACGTTAACGGCACCGCATCCATCAAATGGGTCCGACCAATTTTGACAATTCCATCAAATTCACTGGCCTTGGCCCCTAAGGAATCGCGAAGGTCAATCAGCTGAGGAATCAATTGATGGACCAGTTGTTCCAAAGCTGCTATATGCATAGCGGTTGGGAACACATCATTTGAGGATTGAGACAGATTGACATGATCATTGGGATGGCAAGGATCTTTACTCCCCAACTGACCACCCGCTAGCTCAATGGCGAGATTGGCAATTACCTCATTGGCATTCATATTGGATTGAGTGCCACTGCCGGTCTGCCACACACGTAATGGGAACTGATCGTCCCATCGACCATTCACCACTTCGGTAGCAGCCTCAACAATCAGGTTTGCAACCTCTGGGGACAGGCGACCCAAAGTCAAATTCACCATTGCCGCCGCTTGCTTAACAAGACCCAACCCACGAATCATCGCCCTCGGCATTTTGTCATCACCAATCGCAAAATATTTTAGGGACCGTTGAGTTTGTGCGCCCCAATAACAATGACTCGGCACCTCAACGCTGCCCATACTATCGGTTTCAATCCGCACTTTATCGTTACGCTGAGATAGTTGAGACATGCGTAGTTCGGCCTTTTTTCGAGAAATGTCAGCAAATTTTAGAGTATGGTACAACCATACGTTAACGTGGGTATCCTGACTGAGAGGGTGAGTTCAGGCAACTTACACGTTCAGTTTTTTGCATCATCCTTCATAATCTAATGGTGTTATTGAAGCTGTAATGGTTCGAACCGGAAGATGTTGATTGTGCCCAAAAAAGTGGGTATCCTCCCAACAGAACAAAGCCTCAAACATTAGGTTTAATTATTTCCATATTGTTATTCAGCCTGTAGCGGACATACCTGTGGTGACTTCATTAAAAAGTCTGTTTTCGAATTCGAATCAGGGGGTAGGCGTAGAGTTAACCCCGGACAGCGTGAATATCGTTCAACTTAAGCAACAAAAGCAGGGGACAAACCTCAATACTTTTGCGGCAATTCCGATTCCGGAAGGTGCTTTTCAAGATGGACGGATTACAGATCCGGACGCCATCGCCGATGCCCTTCGTCAAGGAATTACAGAACATAAAATCAAAGCCAAAGCTGCCATATGCGCCGTTCCCATTGGTGAAGCTGTCATTCGGTTGATTCGTTTACCGGCCGAACTGGACGAAATGGAGCTGCGGGATATGGTTCTTAATCAAGAAGCAGCCATATATCTGCCCTTTCCGAGAGAAGAAGCAGATGTTGACTTTCAACGGTTAGGAACAGACATCGATGAGGATGGTATTGAAAGAGTCGAAGTACTTCTCGTTGCCACGCCAAAAGATATTACTGAAAATTACCTCAATGTTTTCCAACAAGCAGGTCTAGATCTAAAAGTTCTAGAAGTCAGTAGTTTTTCCTTAATCAGAACGCTGCGAAATCAACTCCTCCAATTTATGGAAGGAGAAGCAGTGGCACTGGTGAATATTGATTTTGATGGTACTGAAATTAGTATCGTCATGGATGGTATTCCTCAATTTAATCGTAAGGTCCCCATTGGCACTCATCATCTTCAAAATGCTTTGAGTCGGGCGATGAACCTGCCTGGCGCAATGGGGGCAGATTTATTGCAAGGGATGACCGTTCCTTTAGATGTAACGGACAACACCGCCAATAATCCCAGCTCTGCTGCCATCCTGAGAATGTTAAGCGATTTATCGGATGAACTTCGCCGTTCCATCGACTTCTACTTAAACCAGGGTGAAAATTTAGATATTACGCAAGTCTTTGTATCAGGACCAGGTGCCAGTTTAGGACAAATTGATGAGTTTTTAACCCAGCGTTTAGGACTGACAACAACATTAGTCGATCCAATCAGCTCGCTCGGCATTCAAAATTCAGACAGTATTCCGATGGCTCAGCGTCCTGCCTTAAGTGTTGTTATGGGTCTTGGGATGCGGGAGGTATAAGTGCATGTATTCAATTGATATCAACCTATTAAATGATCGCCCAGAATATGGTCAACAAGTTGTCTCTTCTGCCAACTATGACAGTGATGATAAAACACCATTGTTTATCGGCTTGGGTGTGGGTGGAGCAGCCTTAGGGTTAGTTCTCATTGGCTTTGGCGTCATGTCCTTCTTAAATCAGCAGTTAGTAGCTGAAGAAGAGAATCTAGATAGTGAGCTGGCACAGTTAGCACCAAAGTTAGCTGAGGTCGACGATCTTAAATTGCAAGAACGGCAAGTGAAAGAGGAGACCAAAGCATTAGCAACGATTTTTAACCAAATCAAGCCTTGGTCAGCAACCTTGCAAGATATTCGCGATCGCATTCCCCCCACCTTACAAATCACCAAGATTCAGCAAAAGGCTGCAACACCCCCTGCCCAGTCAGCTGGACAACCTCAGGATAAAGCCGCTCCAGTCGCAGCTCTATCTGCACCGACGCAGTTGACGATTACGGGTCAAGCGCTTTCCTTTAGTGATGTGAATGACCTGGTTTTGACCTTGAGAAAATCACCGTTTCTGACCGTAGCGCAAACACAGCTGATGTCATCTGAACGCAAAACGGATCAGAAAACTCAGGTTTCATTAGTTCAACATCAATTGGAAACCACAATTAATGATGTTCCAGCGTCTGAATTACTACAAATTCTGAACGCAAAAGGTGCATCTGGATTAGCTGCCCGAATTGGGGCGCTGAAGCAAAAAGGAGTAATGAATCCATGACGGCCACTGGCGGATTTGCAAGAGAAGACGAACTCTTGGGACCTTCTTATCCCACTTTATTTGGGATTACTTTTACCCCCACGGTATCAGGAATTTTGGCAGCTGTTGTTGGTGTAGGCCTAGCAGCATATGTCGGGACTCAGCTTGTCTCACCTAAATATGCTGAATACCAAGAGCTTCAAGAATCTGTTACACAAAAAACAAATGATTTAGAACAAAAAGAAGCCACTACCCAACGAGTAGATGAGATCATAGAGCGACTTAATCGTGCGAAGCGAGAGAATAAAGAGGTTCGCACTCTTTTCTCTGATCAGCAAGCATTGGATACATTGCTATTAGATTTAAATCGCGTCATCGTTTCTAGCAATGCTGAATTACAAACTTTTAAGCCCGATCATAGTTCTTCTGGCATCGTAAACGATGGTTCTTTGGGCTTACCGTTAGACAGGAAGATCAAA includes:
- the pilM gene encoding type IV pilus assembly protein PilM is translated as MVTSLKSLFSNSNQGVGVELTPDSVNIVQLKQQKQGTNLNTFAAIPIPEGAFQDGRITDPDAIADALRQGITEHKIKAKAAICAVPIGEAVIRLIRLPAELDEMELRDMVLNQEAAIYLPFPREEADVDFQRLGTDIDEDGIERVEVLLVATPKDITENYLNVFQQAGLDLKVLEVSSFSLIRTLRNQLLQFMEGEAVALVNIDFDGTEISIVMDGIPQFNRKVPIGTHHLQNALSRAMNLPGAMGADLLQGMTVPLDVTDNTANNPSSAAILRMLSDLSDELRRSIDFYLNQGENLDITQVFVSGPGASLGQIDEFLTQRLGLTTTLVDPISSLGIQNSDSIPMAQRPALSVVMGLGMREV
- a CDS encoding type 4a pilus biogenesis protein PilO → MTATGGFAREDELLGPSYPTLFGITFTPTVSGILAAVVGVGLAAYVGTQLVSPKYAEYQELQESVTQKTNDLEQKEATTQRVDEIIERLNRAKRENKEVRTLFSDQQALDTLLLDLNRVIVSSNAELQTFKPDHSSSGIVNDGSLGLPLDRKIKRQVTSVSFQGTFNQTLQIMQAIDRLQTVLVVRDLSMELQKPTEFGPRNLVKSTFNLHAYVPLSEEEAAAAQAAAAKAEPEAKTN
- a CDS encoding PilN domain-containing protein yields the protein MYSIDINLLNDRPEYGQQVVSSANYDSDDKTPLFIGLGVGGAALGLVLIGFGVMSFLNQQLVAEEENLDSELAQLAPKLAEVDDLKLQERQVKEETKALATIFNQIKPWSATLQDIRDRIPPTLQITKIQQKAATPPAQSAGQPQDKAAPVAALSAPTQLTITGQALSFSDVNDLVLTLRKSPFLTVAQTQLMSSERKTDQKTQVSLVQHQLETTINDVPASELLQILNAKGASGLAARIGALKQKGVMNP
- the fumC gene encoding class II fumarate hydratase; this encodes MRIETDSMGSVEVPSHCYWGAQTQRSLKYFAIGDDKMPRAMIRGLGLVKQAAAMVNLTLGRLSPEVANLIVEAATEVVNGRWDDQFPLRVWQTGSGTQSNMNANEVIANLAIELAGGQLGSKDPCHPNDHVNLSQSSNDVFPTAMHIAALEQLVHQLIPQLIDLRDSLGAKASEFDGIVKIGRTHLMDAVPLTLGQEFSGYVTQLEQNLERLQHTLPHLHELVLGGTAVGTGLNTHPEFAERVADQIAELTGLPFVTAPNKFAGLAAHDALVMTSGALKTLACSLVKIANDLRWMASGPRCGLGELSLPANEPGSSIMPGKVNPTQCEALTMVCAQVIGNDTAISFAGSQGNLELNVFKPVIIHNLLHSIRILSDACSAFKAYLVVGVQPNLSQIETYLNQSLMLVTALTPQIGYDRAAQVAKQAYQTGQTLRETCVALGFLTAEEFDQSVQPMQMTHP